In the Paramormyrops kingsleyae isolate MSU_618 chromosome 6, PKINGS_0.4, whole genome shotgun sequence genome, one interval contains:
- the slc6a8 gene encoding sodium- and chloride-dependent creatine transporter 1 isoform X2: MVIVFFCNTYYIMVLAWGFYYFIKSFSATLPWSTCNNPWNSETCIEIFRHDECQNGTIGNSSFGNLTCEELAEGRSPIMEFWENKVLNISDGLDQPGAINWEVMLCLLATWVMVYFCVWKGVKSTGKIVYFTATFPYVVLIILLVRGVTLPGAYDGIMYYVKPDWSKLGEAQVWIDAGTQIFFSYAIGLGALTALGSYNRFNNDCYKDAFVLALINSGTSFFAGFVVFSILGFMASEQGVDISKVAESGPGLAFIAYPKAVSLMPVAPLWAALFFFMLLLLGLDSQFVGVEGFVTGILDLFPGKYYMRYQREIAVAICCLLCFIIDLSMVTQGGMYVFQLFDYYSASGMTLLWQAFWECVVVAWVYGADRFMDDVARMIGYRPFPWMKWCWSFVTPCVCMGIFLFHLLNYKPLTYNNAYVYPWWGEVIGWCMALSSMFCIPVSLVYKLFRAKGSFRERWEHLTKPVWGAHHLEYMAPDADVKSLASFTSGAEDNKVIVFESVM, encoded by the exons ATGGTCATAGTATTCTTCTGCAACACCTATTACATCATGGTGCTGGCCTGGGGCTTCTACTACTTCATCAAGTCCTTCAGCGCTACACTTCCCTGGTCGACCTGTAACAATCCCTGGAACAGCGAGACCTGCATCGAGATCTTCCGCCATGATGAGTGCCAAAATGGCACCATTGGCAACTCCAGCTTCGGCAACTTGACGTGTGAGGAGCTGGCAGAGGGTCGCTCGCCCATCATGGAATTCTGGGA AAATAAAGTTCTGAACATCTCAGATGGGTTGGACCAACCTGGAGCCATAAACTGGGAAGTGATGCTGTGCCTCTTGGCTACGTGGGTCATGGTGTATTTCTGCGTGTGGAAAGGGGTGAAGTCAACCGGCAAG ATTGTGTATTTCACTGCCACGTTCCCGTACGTCGTTCTTATCATTCTACTGGTACGAGGTGTGACTTTGCCTGGCGCCTATGATGGAATTATGTACTACGTCAAGCCTGACTGGTCTAAACTGGGCGAGGCTCAG GTTTGGATAGACGCCGGCACACAGATTTTCTTCTCCTACGCGATTGGGCTTGGCGCTCTCACAGCCCTGGGCAGCTATAACAGATTTAACAACGACTGCTATAA GGATGCATTTGTACTTGCTCTGATCAACAGTGGAACCAGTTTCTTTGCTGGTTTTGTGGTCTTTTCCATCTTGGGATTCATGGCATCAGAGCAAGGAGTGGATATTTCCAAAGTTGCGGAATCAG GCCCTGGCTTGGCGTTCATTGCATACCCCAAGGCAGTGTCTCTGATGCCCGTGGCCCCGCTCTGGGCAGCTCTCTTCTTCTTCATGCTCCTTCTGCTAGGACTTGATAGTCAG TTTGTCGGGGTTGAAGGTTTTGTAACTGGGATCCTGGATCTGTTTCCTGGGAAGTATTACATGCGCTACCAGCGGGAAATCGCAGTGGCGATCTGCTGTTTATTATGCTTCATAATTGATCTCTCCATGGTTACACAG GGGGGGATGTATGTCTTCCAGCTCTTTGACTATTATTCAGCCAGTGGTATGACCCTACTGTGGCAGGCATTCTGGGAATGCGTTGTTGTCGCCTGGGTTTATG GTGCTGATAGGTTTATGGATGACGTCGCTCGTATGATCGGGTACCGACCTTTCCCTTGGATGAAGTGGTGCTGGTCTTTTGTTACTCCATGTGTTTGCATG GGTATCTTCCTGTTTCATCTGCTGAACTACAAGCCTCTAACCTACAACAACGCGTATGTGTATCCATggtggggagaggtgattggATGGTGTATGGCGCTTTCCTCCATGTTCTGCATACCTGTTAGCCTGGTCTACAAGCTCTTCCGAGCCAAGGGCTCCTTCAGAGAG CGGTGGGAGCACCTGACCAAACCAGTCTGGGGAGCCCACCACCTGGAGTATATGGCCCCAGATGCTGACGTGAAGAGCTTGGCATCCTTCACATCGGGTGCTGAAGACAACAAGGTCATCGTCTTTGAGAGTGTCATGTAG